In Panthera uncia isolate 11264 chromosome B4, Puncia_PCG_1.0, whole genome shotgun sequence, one genomic interval encodes:
- the ACRBP gene encoding acrosin-binding protein isoform X1, which yields MRKLLAGFLLSLLKVLLRLPTSAPAQDSISASTPGSPLSATEYERFFALLTPTWKAETTCRLRATHGCRNPTLVQLDQYENHGLVPDGAVCSDLPYASWFESFCQFTQYRCSNHVYYAKRVRCSQPVSILSPNTLKEIDASSDIPPTTMTSPLSSHVTATERQAFQPWPERLNNNVEELLQSSLSLGGQEQGSERKHEQGQEHKHEQGQEHKQEEGQEQEEQEEELEEEGKQEEGQGTEEGLEAMAGLQSDPEVKFQSEFMSSNPFSFTPRVREVESTPMMMENIQELIRSAQEMDEMNDLYDEEPIWRKPTRDSLLQMPHVEALLVLCYSIVENTCTITPTAKAWQYIEEEILGFGKPVCDSLGRRHSATCALCDFCSLKLEQCHSEAVLQRQLCDNSHKTPFISPLLIAQSMSIGTQVGTLTSGRFYGLDMYGGLRMDFWCARLATKGCEDIRVSGWLQTEFLSFQDGDFPTKICDTDYVQYPNYCAFKSQQCLMRSRDRKVSRMRCLQNETYSALSQAKSEDLVLRWSQEFSTLTLGQAG from the exons ATGAGGAAACTACTCGCTGGCTTCCTTCTCTCACTCCTGAAGG TGCTGCTCCGGCTTCCGACATCTGCCCCAGCCCAGGATTCAATTTCGGCCTCCACTCCAGGCAGCCCCCTCTCTGCCACCGAATATGAACGCTTCTTTGCACTGCTGACCCCAACCTGGAAGGCAGAGACTACCTGCCGGCTCCGTGCAACGCACGGCTGCCGGAACCCCACCCTCGTCCAGCTGGACCAATACGAAAATCACGGCTTGGTGCCCGACG GCGCTGTCTGCTCTGACCTCCCTTATGCCTCCTGGTTTGAGTCCTTCTGCCAATTTACTCAGTATCGTTGCTCCAACCACGTCTACTACGCCAAG AGAGTCCGGTGCTCCCAGCCAGTCTCAATCCTCTCACCCAACACTCTCAAGGAGATTGACGCTTCCTCTGACATCCCACCCACCACGATGACCTCCCCCCTCTCTTCTCACGTCACAG CCACAGAACGACAGGCCTTCCAGCCCTGGCCCGAGAGGCTCAACAACAATGTGGAGGAGCTGCTACAATCCTCCCTGTCCCTGGGGGGTCAGGAGCAGGGGTCCGAGCGCAAGCACGAGCAAGGGCAGGAGCACAAGCACGAGCAAGGGCAAGAACATaagcaggaggaagggcaggagcaggaggaacaagaggaggagctggaggaggagggaaagcaggaggaaggacaggggacagaggaggggctggaggccatggctgggctgcagtcagacccagAGGTCAAGTTCCAGTCTGAGTTTATGTCTTCCAACCCTTTCTCCTTCACTCCCCGGGTGCGGGAGGTGGAGTCCACGCCTATGATGATGGAGAACATCCAGGAGCTCATTCGGTCGGCTCAGGAAATGGATGAAATGAATGATCTGTATGATGAAGAACCCATCTGGAGAAAGCCAACCCGTGACAG CCTCCTGCAGATGCCTCATGTAGAGGCCTTGTTGGTGCTGTGCTATTCGATTGTGGAGAACACCTGTACCATAACCCCCACAGCCAAGGCCTGGCAGTACATAGAGGAGGAGATCCTTGGTTTCGGGAAGCCG GTCTGTGACAGCCTTGGGCGGCGGCACTCAGCCACCTGTGCCCTCTGTGACTTCTGCTCCCTGAAGCTGGAACAGTGCCACTCGGAGGCCGTCCTGCAGCGGCAGCTGTGTGACAACTCCCACAAAACACCCTTCATCAGCCCCTTGCTCATAGCCCAGAGCATGTCCATCGGTACCCAG GTAGGGACCCTAACATCAGGCCGCTTTTACGGGCTGGATATGTATGGTGGGCTCCGCATGGACTTCTGGTGTGCCCGGCTAGCCACAAAGGGCTGTGAGGATATTCGAGTCTCCGGCTGGCTCCAGACTGAGTTCCTTAGCTTCCAGGATGGGGATTTCCCCACCAAG ATTTGTGACACAGACTATGTTCAGTATCCAAACTACTGTGCCTTCAAGAGCCAACAGTGCCTGATGAGAAGCCGGGATCGTAAG GTGTCCCGTATGAGATGTCTGCAGAATGAGACTTACAGTGCTTTGAGCCAGGCCAAAAGCGAGGACCTTGTGCTTCGATGGAGCCAGGAATTTAGCACCTTGACTCTAGGCCAAGCAGGATGA
- the ACRBP gene encoding acrosin-binding protein isoform X2, with protein sequence MRKLLAGFLLSLLKVLLRLPTSAPAQDSISASTPGSPLSATEYERFFALLTPTWKAETTCRLRATHGCRNPTLVQLDQYENHGLVPDGAVCSDLPYASWFESFCQFTQYRCSNHVYYAKRVRCSQPVSILSPNTLKEIDASSDIPPTTMTSPLSSHVTATERQAFQPWPERLNNNVEELLQSSLSLGGQEQGSERKHEQGQEHKHEQGQEHKQEEGQEQEEQEEELEEEGKQEEGQGTEEGLEAMAGLQSDPEVKFQSEFMSSNPFSFTPRVREVESTPMMMENIQELIRSAQEMDEMNDLYDEEPIWRKPTRDSLLQMPHVEALLVLCYSIVENTCTITPTAKAWQYIEEEILGFGKPVCDSLGRRHSATCALCDFCSLKLEQCHSEAVLQRQLCDNSHKTPFISPLLIAQSMSIGTQVGTLTSGRFYGLDMYGGLRMDFWCARLATKGCEDIRVSGWLQTEFLSFQDGDFPTKICDTDYVQYPNYCAFKSQQCLMRSRDRKAL encoded by the exons ATGAGGAAACTACTCGCTGGCTTCCTTCTCTCACTCCTGAAGG TGCTGCTCCGGCTTCCGACATCTGCCCCAGCCCAGGATTCAATTTCGGCCTCCACTCCAGGCAGCCCCCTCTCTGCCACCGAATATGAACGCTTCTTTGCACTGCTGACCCCAACCTGGAAGGCAGAGACTACCTGCCGGCTCCGTGCAACGCACGGCTGCCGGAACCCCACCCTCGTCCAGCTGGACCAATACGAAAATCACGGCTTGGTGCCCGACG GCGCTGTCTGCTCTGACCTCCCTTATGCCTCCTGGTTTGAGTCCTTCTGCCAATTTACTCAGTATCGTTGCTCCAACCACGTCTACTACGCCAAG AGAGTCCGGTGCTCCCAGCCAGTCTCAATCCTCTCACCCAACACTCTCAAGGAGATTGACGCTTCCTCTGACATCCCACCCACCACGATGACCTCCCCCCTCTCTTCTCACGTCACAG CCACAGAACGACAGGCCTTCCAGCCCTGGCCCGAGAGGCTCAACAACAATGTGGAGGAGCTGCTACAATCCTCCCTGTCCCTGGGGGGTCAGGAGCAGGGGTCCGAGCGCAAGCACGAGCAAGGGCAGGAGCACAAGCACGAGCAAGGGCAAGAACATaagcaggaggaagggcaggagcaggaggaacaagaggaggagctggaggaggagggaaagcaggaggaaggacaggggacagaggaggggctggaggccatggctgggctgcagtcagacccagAGGTCAAGTTCCAGTCTGAGTTTATGTCTTCCAACCCTTTCTCCTTCACTCCCCGGGTGCGGGAGGTGGAGTCCACGCCTATGATGATGGAGAACATCCAGGAGCTCATTCGGTCGGCTCAGGAAATGGATGAAATGAATGATCTGTATGATGAAGAACCCATCTGGAGAAAGCCAACCCGTGACAG CCTCCTGCAGATGCCTCATGTAGAGGCCTTGTTGGTGCTGTGCTATTCGATTGTGGAGAACACCTGTACCATAACCCCCACAGCCAAGGCCTGGCAGTACATAGAGGAGGAGATCCTTGGTTTCGGGAAGCCG GTCTGTGACAGCCTTGGGCGGCGGCACTCAGCCACCTGTGCCCTCTGTGACTTCTGCTCCCTGAAGCTGGAACAGTGCCACTCGGAGGCCGTCCTGCAGCGGCAGCTGTGTGACAACTCCCACAAAACACCCTTCATCAGCCCCTTGCTCATAGCCCAGAGCATGTCCATCGGTACCCAG GTAGGGACCCTAACATCAGGCCGCTTTTACGGGCTGGATATGTATGGTGGGCTCCGCATGGACTTCTGGTGTGCCCGGCTAGCCACAAAGGGCTGTGAGGATATTCGAGTCTCCGGCTGGCTCCAGACTGAGTTCCTTAGCTTCCAGGATGGGGATTTCCCCACCAAG ATTTGTGACACAGACTATGTTCAGTATCCAAACTACTGTGCCTTCAAGAGCCAACAGTGCCTGATGAGAAGCCGGGATCGTAAG gctctgtga
- the ING4 gene encoding inhibitor of growth protein 4 isoform X3, producing MAAGMYLEHYLDSIENLPFELQRNFQLMRDLDQRTEDLKAEIDKLATEYMSSARSLSSEEKLALLKQIQEAYGKCKEFGDDKVQLAMQTYEMVDKHIRRLDTDLARFEADLKEKQIESSDYDSSSSKGRTQKEKKAARARSKGKNSDEEAPKAAQKKLKLVRTSPEYGMPSVTFGSVHPSDVLDMPVDPNEPTYCLCHQVSYGEMIGCDNPDCSIEWFHFACVGLTTKPRGKWFCPRCSQERKKK from the exons ATGGCTGCGGGGATGTATTTGGAACATTATCTGGACA GTATCGAAAACCTCCCATTTGAACTGCAGAGAAACTTTCAGCTCATGAGGGACCTGGACCAAAGAACAGAGG ACCTGAAGGCTGAAATTGACAAGTTGGCCACTGAGTATATGAGTAGCGCCCGCAGCCTGAGCTCCGAGGAAAAATTGGCCCTTCTCAAACAGATCCAGGAAGCCTATGGCAAGTGCAAGGAATTTGGTGACGACAAGGTGCAGCTTGCCATGCAGACCTATGAGATG GTGGACAAACACATTCGGCGACTGGACACAGACCTGGCCCGTTTTGAGGCTGATTTGAAGGAGAAGCAGATTGAGTCAAGTGACTATGACAGCTCTTCTAGCAAAG GCCGGactcaaaaggagaagaaagctgCCCGTGCTCGTTCCAAAGGGAAAAACTCAGATGAGGAGGCTCCCAAGGCTGCCCAAAAGAAGTTAAAACTTGTGCGCAC AAGTCCTGAGTATGGGATGCCCTCAGTGACCTTTGGCAGTGTCCACCCCTCTGATGTGTTGGATATGCCTGTGGATCCCAACGAACCCACCTATTGCCTTTGTCACCAGGTCTCCTATGGAGAGATGATTGGCTGTGACAACCCTGAT TGTTCCATCGAGTGGTTCCACTTTGCCTGTGTGGGGCTGACGACCAAGCCTCGGGGGAAATG GTTCTGCCCACGCTGCTCCCAGGAAcggaagaagaaatag
- the ING4 gene encoding inhibitor of growth protein 4 isoform X2, translating to MAAGMYLEHYLDSIENLPFELQRNFQLMRDLDQRTEDLKAEIDKLATEYMSSARSLSSEEKLALLKQIQEAYGKCKEFGDDKVQLAMQTYEMVDKHIRRLDTDLARFEADLKEKQIESSDYDSSSSKGKKSRTQKEKKAARARSKGKNSDEEAPKAAQKKLKLVRTSPEYGMPSVTFGSVHPSDVLDMPVDPNEPTYCLCHQVSYGEMIGCDNPDCSIEWFHFACVGLTTKPRGKWFCPRCSQERKKK from the exons ATGGCTGCGGGGATGTATTTGGAACATTATCTGGACA GTATCGAAAACCTCCCATTTGAACTGCAGAGAAACTTTCAGCTCATGAGGGACCTGGACCAAAGAACAGAGG ACCTGAAGGCTGAAATTGACAAGTTGGCCACTGAGTATATGAGTAGCGCCCGCAGCCTGAGCTCCGAGGAAAAATTGGCCCTTCTCAAACAGATCCAGGAAGCCTATGGCAAGTGCAAGGAATTTGGTGACGACAAGGTGCAGCTTGCCATGCAGACCTATGAGATG GTGGACAAACACATTCGGCGACTGGACACAGACCTGGCCCGTTTTGAGGCTGATTTGAAGGAGAAGCAGATTGAGTCAAGTGACTATGACAGCTCTTCTAGCAAAGGCAAAAAGA GCCGGactcaaaaggagaagaaagctgCCCGTGCTCGTTCCAAAGGGAAAAACTCAGATGAGGAGGCTCCCAAGGCTGCCCAAAAGAAGTTAAAACTTGTGCGCAC AAGTCCTGAGTATGGGATGCCCTCAGTGACCTTTGGCAGTGTCCACCCCTCTGATGTGTTGGATATGCCTGTGGATCCCAACGAACCCACCTATTGCCTTTGTCACCAGGTCTCCTATGGAGAGATGATTGGCTGTGACAACCCTGAT TGTTCCATCGAGTGGTTCCACTTTGCCTGTGTGGGGCTGACGACCAAGCCTCGGGGGAAATG GTTCTGCCCACGCTGCTCCCAGGAAcggaagaagaaatag
- the ING4 gene encoding inhibitor of growth protein 4 isoform X1, whose translation MAAGMYLEHYLDSIENLPFELQRNFQLMRDLDQRTEDLKAEIDKLATEYMSSARSLSSEEKLALLKQIQEAYGKCKEFGDDKVQLAMQTYEMVDKHIRRLDTDLARFEADLKEKQIESSDYDSSSSKGKKKGRTQKEKKAARARSKGKNSDEEAPKAAQKKLKLVRTSPEYGMPSVTFGSVHPSDVLDMPVDPNEPTYCLCHQVSYGEMIGCDNPDCSIEWFHFACVGLTTKPRGKWFCPRCSQERKKK comes from the exons ATGGCTGCGGGGATGTATTTGGAACATTATCTGGACA GTATCGAAAACCTCCCATTTGAACTGCAGAGAAACTTTCAGCTCATGAGGGACCTGGACCAAAGAACAGAGG ACCTGAAGGCTGAAATTGACAAGTTGGCCACTGAGTATATGAGTAGCGCCCGCAGCCTGAGCTCCGAGGAAAAATTGGCCCTTCTCAAACAGATCCAGGAAGCCTATGGCAAGTGCAAGGAATTTGGTGACGACAAGGTGCAGCTTGCCATGCAGACCTATGAGATG GTGGACAAACACATTCGGCGACTGGACACAGACCTGGCCCGTTTTGAGGCTGATTTGAAGGAGAAGCAGATTGAGTCAAGTGACTATGACAGCTCTTCTAGCAAAGGCAAAAAGA AAGGCCGGactcaaaaggagaagaaagctgCCCGTGCTCGTTCCAAAGGGAAAAACTCAGATGAGGAGGCTCCCAAGGCTGCCCAAAAGAAGTTAAAACTTGTGCGCAC AAGTCCTGAGTATGGGATGCCCTCAGTGACCTTTGGCAGTGTCCACCCCTCTGATGTGTTGGATATGCCTGTGGATCCCAACGAACCCACCTATTGCCTTTGTCACCAGGTCTCCTATGGAGAGATGATTGGCTGTGACAACCCTGAT TGTTCCATCGAGTGGTTCCACTTTGCCTGTGTGGGGCTGACGACCAAGCCTCGGGGGAAATG GTTCTGCCCACGCTGCTCCCAGGAAcggaagaagaaatag